One segment of Metallosphaera cuprina Ar-4 DNA contains the following:
- the argF gene encoding ornithine carbamoyltransferase: MLKGKNLLCLLDLDKWDIQRLLDVSFSFKEKVMTNSIPKTLEGKRIALFFEKPSTRTRVSSELAVSMLGGTATVLSKNDIQVSRGEPIEDTARVLGRMVNGIGARVQKHETLHKLAEYSNRPTINLLSDLSHPLQALTDFMTIKEIFGTLNKPIAFIGDGGDNVLASLMAFVAKLGLEMRVASPKELRPRPDVWKRIEEEAEGSGAIIEFYEDPYDAVKGVSVVYTDVWISMGQESEAQKRRELLSKYKVTEDLMRYTSSDSIFLHCLPAVRGEEVEPGVIDGKKSKVWDQAENRLYTAMSAFSLIF; this comes from the coding sequence ATGCTAAAAGGTAAAAATCTCTTATGCCTTCTTGATCTGGATAAGTGGGACATTCAAAGGCTATTAGACGTGTCCTTCTCTTTTAAGGAGAAAGTGATGACTAACTCGATTCCCAAGACTCTAGAGGGTAAGAGAATAGCCCTGTTCTTTGAGAAACCTAGCACACGGACAAGGGTTAGCTCAGAGCTTGCAGTCTCGATGTTAGGTGGAACGGCAACGGTGTTGAGTAAGAACGACATCCAGGTTTCTAGAGGTGAGCCTATAGAGGACACTGCGAGAGTACTTGGTAGGATGGTAAACGGGATAGGTGCAAGAGTTCAGAAACATGAGACTTTGCATAAGTTGGCCGAGTACTCTAATAGACCTACGATAAACCTTCTCAGTGACCTCTCTCATCCACTTCAGGCTTTGACCGATTTTATGACGATCAAGGAGATATTTGGAACGTTAAATAAACCCATAGCCTTCATAGGGGACGGTGGAGATAACGTCCTAGCGAGCCTGATGGCTTTCGTCGCGAAGTTGGGTCTGGAGATGAGGGTGGCCTCTCCTAAAGAATTAAGACCTAGACCGGACGTCTGGAAACGGATAGAAGAAGAGGCTGAGGGAAGTGGAGCGATAATCGAGTTTTATGAAGACCCATACGATGCGGTCAAAGGCGTCTCCGTAGTGTACACGGACGTCTGGATAAGCATGGGCCAGGAGTCAGAGGCTCAAAAAAGAAGAGAGTTGCTCTCTAAGTATAAAGTGACCGAGGACCTAATGAGATACACCTCCTCCGACTCGATATTCCTCCACTGTCTTCCTGCCGTAAGAGGGGAGGAAGTGGAACCTGGGGTTATAGATGGTAAGAAGAGTAAGGTTTGGGATCAAGCCGAGAACAGGCTTTACACCGCTATGTCCGCTTTCTCCCTCATTTTCTAA
- a CDS encoding Nre family DNA repair protein, with the protein MRKIPAELCVRCKGTKFLCGLTSCPITERFRAIVNSTSKISLEKGLVDGSTPPSAVVGEKGYPRVSISLNVAPGVIGDLAKVYEDPVNWWGKASIYDIINFRSSLISNISSVKVTDVWKLYEKELSLAVVSEKPVRSETKISGKLEPKLKFDGYVMPRGPAAKAEEIKIVENPKVSKALEKLIHDDVKSNDGILTLYRNGESIYSIIDALSLGLMGVRKDRKLVPTRWAITAVDSALGKELRNRVVEKPQINEVTIFYQSYLGNNFHVILYPSSYSISWVEIWHEMGLWSTDMVITDLREDYWGKYDTLDGGYMAARTSVLEYLDSISRSAGVIIIREITKDYFAPLGNWHIRETVKRSFQNKIAVLNSLVEAIDLVQSRLKEPKVRLKEVRAIKEVLNQSRIDSFFRK; encoded by the coding sequence TTGAGGAAAATTCCAGCAGAGCTCTGCGTGAGATGCAAAGGAACTAAGTTCCTGTGCGGATTAACTTCCTGTCCCATAACTGAAAGGTTTAGAGCCATAGTGAACTCTACTTCTAAGATATCCCTTGAGAAGGGACTCGTAGACGGATCCACGCCTCCCAGCGCGGTCGTAGGAGAGAAGGGATATCCTAGGGTTTCTATAAGCCTTAACGTAGCCCCAGGTGTTATAGGAGATCTAGCTAAGGTTTATGAAGACCCTGTAAATTGGTGGGGAAAGGCGTCAATATATGATATAATTAATTTTAGATCCTCTCTAATCTCAAACATTTCGTCTGTAAAGGTAACCGATGTGTGGAAACTTTACGAGAAGGAGCTATCTTTGGCCGTTGTGTCAGAAAAGCCAGTCAGATCAGAGACTAAGATAAGCGGTAAGTTAGAACCCAAGCTCAAATTTGATGGATATGTTATGCCACGTGGTCCTGCCGCTAAGGCAGAGGAGATAAAAATAGTGGAGAACCCTAAAGTATCCAAGGCCTTAGAGAAGTTGATACATGATGACGTTAAGTCTAATGATGGTATCCTAACTCTCTACAGGAACGGAGAGAGTATATACAGCATAATAGATGCCCTCTCCCTCGGTTTAATGGGCGTACGCAAAGATAGGAAACTGGTGCCTACAAGGTGGGCTATTACAGCTGTCGATTCGGCCTTAGGGAAAGAGCTGAGAAATAGGGTAGTGGAAAAACCTCAAATCAATGAGGTAACGATTTTCTATCAAAGCTATCTGGGAAACAACTTTCACGTGATATTATATCCTTCCTCTTACTCTATCTCATGGGTAGAGATTTGGCATGAGATGGGATTATGGTCAACGGACATGGTTATAACAGACCTTAGAGAAGACTACTGGGGAAAATACGACACTTTAGACGGAGGCTACATGGCTGCCAGAACGTCAGTCCTAGAATACCTCGATTCGATCTCTAGGTCAGCGGGCGTGATCATAATAAGGGAAATAACTAAGGACTACTTCGCACCGCTAGGCAACTGGCACATTAGGGAAACGGTGAAACGCTCTTTTCAAAATAAGATAGCTGTTCTCAACTCATTAGTGGAGGCGATAGACTTGGTTCAGTCCAGACTTAAGGAGCCTAAGGTTAGATTGAAAGAAGTTAGAGCCATTAAGGAGGTACTAAATCAGTCTAGAATAGACTCCTTCTTTAGAAAATGA
- a CDS encoding PHP-associated domain-containing protein produces MNVDFHVHSVFSDGKHDPEVLVNQASKMNIFIALTDHDTSRGVSRVEGKVIPGQEVTTQYGHVVILCSFPPDPPSDLTSLVDYSYQNSCILFPSHPFDVFRKGIGKKIYEFKFNAIEIYNSKAQRWANRMAETASKQLSLIGLANSDSHVKESLGSAYNYIDLDEFNVEEILEKVRKGHVYPRPRGLTITAKLKIAQWYIERKLGLEENSSRALREMQRN; encoded by the coding sequence ATGAACGTTGATTTTCACGTCCACTCTGTGTTTAGCGATGGTAAACACGATCCAGAGGTTTTAGTCAACCAAGCTAGCAAGATGAACATCTTCATAGCTCTGACCGATCACGATACCTCTAGAGGAGTTTCAAGGGTAGAGGGAAAAGTTATACCCGGACAGGAGGTTACAACCCAATACGGTCACGTGGTTATACTTTGTAGCTTCCCACCTGACCCACCTTCCGATTTGACTTCCCTAGTTGATTACTCCTATCAGAACTCCTGCATTCTTTTCCCTTCTCATCCATTTGACGTCTTCAGGAAGGGGATAGGGAAAAAGATATATGAATTTAAATTTAATGCAATTGAAATATATAATTCTAAGGCCCAAAGATGGGCTAATAGGATGGCTGAGACCGCGTCTAAGCAGTTAAGCTTGATAGGGTTAGCTAACAGCGACTCTCACGTTAAAGAGTCGTTAGGGTCCGCGTACAACTACATAGATCTTGATGAGTTTAATGTAGAAGAGATTCTAGAAAAAGTGAGAAAAGGTCATGTCTACCCTAGACCAAGAGGACTAACGATTACAGCTAAATTAAAGATTGCCCAATGGTATATAGAGAGGAAGCTGGGTCTTGAGGAAAATTCCAGCAGAGCTCTGCGTGAGATGCAAAGGAACTAA
- the asd gene encoding aspartate-semialdehyde dehydrogenase translates to MDKLRVSLLGATGIVGQKMVRLLSSHPFIELTKVSASPSKIGKRYIEAVKWIEGYEMPDTVKDLRIVSTEPEDHKDVDVVLSALPNELAEGIELKMVREGITVISNASPFRMDPEVPLINPEVNWEHLRLLETQRQKRGWKGLLVKNPNCTAAIMSMPLKPLLKYHLDNMILTTLQSVSGAGYNGLGFMSITNNIIPFIKGEEEKIPKESGKMLGTLIGDSIKNVEFRAAVTSTRVPVKVGHTGVMYLFFNSPVDAEEVKRELSSFKSLPQERNLPTAPKTPIRVLEGEDRPQPELDVRAEGGMAISVGRIRNENGGLRMVVLGDNLVRGAAGITILTLEVMKELGYI, encoded by the coding sequence ATGGATAAACTGAGAGTTTCACTTCTTGGAGCCACAGGAATCGTAGGACAAAAAATGGTGAGACTCCTATCCTCTCACCCTTTCATAGAACTAACAAAGGTAAGTGCGTCTCCATCAAAGATAGGTAAGAGGTACATTGAGGCGGTGAAGTGGATAGAAGGATATGAGATGCCTGATACGGTAAAGGACCTCAGGATTGTCTCTACGGAACCAGAGGATCACAAGGACGTAGACGTTGTACTCTCAGCGTTACCTAACGAGTTAGCAGAAGGGATAGAACTTAAAATGGTAAGGGAAGGAATTACTGTGATCTCTAACGCTAGTCCGTTCAGGATGGACCCTGAGGTTCCACTAATCAACCCTGAAGTTAATTGGGAACATTTGAGACTTCTAGAAACTCAGAGACAGAAGAGAGGATGGAAAGGACTTCTGGTAAAGAACCCAAATTGTACGGCTGCAATTATGAGCATGCCGCTCAAGCCTCTTCTTAAATATCATCTAGACAACATGATATTAACTACGTTACAATCCGTGAGCGGGGCAGGTTATAACGGGCTAGGTTTTATGTCAATAACAAATAACATAATTCCATTTATAAAAGGAGAGGAAGAGAAGATACCAAAAGAGTCTGGGAAAATGCTAGGTACGTTAATCGGAGATTCGATAAAGAACGTGGAGTTTAGAGCTGCGGTAACAAGCACTAGGGTACCGGTGAAGGTTGGCCACACTGGGGTGATGTACTTGTTCTTTAACTCCCCAGTTGACGCAGAGGAAGTCAAAAGGGAACTCTCTTCCTTCAAATCGTTACCTCAAGAGAGGAACCTCCCAACAGCACCTAAGACACCGATAAGGGTTCTAGAGGGCGAGGATAGACCCCAACCGGAGCTGGACGTTAGGGCGGAAGGCGGGATGGCAATATCCGTGGGCAGGATAAGGAACGAAAACGGCGGACTGAGGATGGTAGTTTTAGGAGATAACCTTGTTAGGGGAGCCGCCGGGATAACGATCCTTACCCTAGAGGTAATGAAAGAGCTGGGCTACATATGA
- a CDS encoding aspartate kinase — translation MPVIKIGGSIQKDERDFELIAKRIERYADQKGKTVVVTSALKGVTNGLIEATENREKAVEIVSEIYDRHVKLLSKVSEGAEFENAFKALSKLADELFRIAWSIKVLDETSMRVRDYILSFGERMASVTLSAMLRARKIDAEAYTEPVIVTDDSFGEANVIEDLSAMEARKVLDTKSKIVVVPGFIGKTQTNRYTTVGRGGSDYTATLLAKLLGFPEVRLITEVPGIMTADPRKFSGARTISRLTLEEAMELAQMGAKRLHPRTFEPMLDRDIKVYIEGLYDEGFTLVQGGCNSLDKLKGIAVLEDLKLISVESTNIVGKIGSAARVMETAREAGVNIISLSQPASETTIHIVVDSMNSRRLTSRLQELRDLDSVRVEDVSAVSVVGCGLRNKDLFKEVLREASSFELASISRGLRNVSVTFLTSKDEGFNLAKDLHEVVVKWIN, via the coding sequence ATGCCGGTAATTAAGATAGGGGGGTCTATACAAAAAGACGAGAGAGACTTTGAGTTAATAGCAAAGAGGATAGAGAGATACGCAGATCAGAAGGGAAAGACTGTTGTAGTCACATCGGCCTTGAAGGGAGTAACTAACGGACTTATAGAAGCTACTGAGAATCGGGAGAAGGCGGTCGAGATAGTGAGCGAAATCTACGACAGACACGTTAAACTCCTCTCCAAGGTATCTGAAGGGGCTGAGTTTGAAAACGCGTTCAAAGCTCTCTCTAAACTAGCAGACGAGCTGTTCAGGATAGCTTGGTCGATAAAGGTTTTGGACGAAACGTCAATGAGAGTTAGAGACTACATCCTCTCGTTCGGAGAGAGGATGGCAAGCGTAACTTTAAGCGCTATGTTAAGAGCGAGGAAAATAGACGCTGAGGCTTACACGGAACCTGTAATCGTCACGGATGACTCATTTGGTGAAGCTAACGTGATAGAGGACCTATCCGCTATGGAAGCTAGGAAAGTTTTAGACACTAAGTCTAAGATAGTTGTGGTTCCAGGTTTTATAGGCAAAACTCAGACTAACAGATATACAACGGTAGGAAGGGGCGGGAGCGACTACACCGCAACTCTCTTAGCTAAGCTATTGGGTTTCCCCGAAGTCAGACTGATAACTGAAGTCCCAGGTATCATGACTGCGGATCCTAGGAAGTTTAGCGGAGCTAGAACCATATCAAGGTTAACTTTAGAGGAGGCGATGGAGTTGGCTCAGATGGGGGCTAAGAGACTCCATCCTAGGACCTTTGAGCCTATGTTAGATCGAGACATCAAGGTTTATATAGAGGGATTATATGATGAAGGGTTTACTCTCGTTCAGGGAGGTTGTAACTCATTGGACAAGCTCAAGGGGATAGCCGTTCTAGAGGACTTAAAGCTAATCTCTGTTGAGAGCACTAACATTGTAGGGAAGATAGGATCCGCGGCCAGAGTTATGGAGACCGCAAGGGAGGCAGGGGTTAACATAATTTCGTTATCGCAACCCGCCTCTGAGACTACAATTCATATAGTAGTAGACTCCATGAACTCAAGGAGGCTAACGTCCAGGCTTCAAGAGCTTAGAGACCTAGACAGCGTGAGAGTCGAGGACGTTAGCGCTGTGAGCGTGGTTGGTTGTGGACTAAGGAATAAGGACCTGTTTAAGGAAGTACTCAGAGAGGCTTCATCCTTCGAGCTGGCATCCATATCTAGAGGCCTCAGAAACGTTAGTGTGACGTTCTTAACGAGTAAAGATGAAGGTTTTAATTTAGCTAAAGACTTACATGAGGTTGTTGTAAAATGGATAAACTGA